One segment of Meriones unguiculatus strain TT.TT164.6M chromosome X, Bangor_MerUng_6.1, whole genome shotgun sequence DNA contains the following:
- the Awat2 gene encoding acyl-CoA wax alcohol acyltransferase 2, protein MFWPTKKDLKTALEVFALFQWALSALLIATTVILVNLYLVVFTSYWPVTVLVLIWLAFDWKTPERGGRRFACVRRWSLWKHYCNYFPIKIVKTNDISPSQNYILACHPHGLMAHSCFGHFATERSDFSKTFPGITPYMLTLGAFFWVPFFRDYVMATGACSVSQSSMDFLLTQKGKGNMLVVVVGGLAECKHSLPGSTTLFLTKRLGFVRTALQHGVSLIPAYAFGETDLYDQHIFTPGGFINRFQRWFQKRVHIYPCAFYGRGFTKNSWGLLPYAQPVTTVVGEPLPLPKIENPSKEIVAKYHTLYIDALRKLFDQHKTKFGISETQELVIV, encoded by the exons ATGTTTTGGCCCACCAAGAAGGACCTCAAGACTGCCCTGGAGGTCTTTGCTCTTTTCCAGTGGGCCCTCAGTGCCTTGCTTATAG CAACTACTGTGATCCTTGTCAACCTCTACTTGGTGGTGTTCACGTCATACTGGCCTGTCACTGTGTTGGTGCTCATCTGGTTGGCTTTTGACTGGAAGACTCCTGAGCGAG GTGGCCGCCGGTTCGCCTGCGTGAGGAGGTGGTCTTTGTGGAAACACTACTGCAATTACTTCCCAATCAAG ATTGTGAAGACGAATGACATTTCCCCCAGCCAAAACTACATCCTTGCCTGCCATCCTCATGGGCTCATGGCCCACTCATGCTTTGGCCACTTTGCTACTGAGAGATCAGACTTCTCCAAGACCTTTCCTGGTATCACTCCTTATATGCTCACACTAGGAGCCTTTTTCTGGGtgcctttcttcagagactatgTAATGGCTACAG GGGCCTGCTCTGTGAGTCAATCCTCCATGGACTTTCTGCTTACCCAAAAGGGCAAAGGCAACATGCTTGTTGTGGTGGTTGGTGGCCTGGCTGAGTGCAAACACAGCCTGCCAGGCTCTACCACCCTGTTCCTGACAAAGCGGCTTGGTTTTGTTCGCACGGCCCTTCAACATGG GGTATCTCTAATCCCTGCTTATGCCTTTGGAGAGACAGACCTCTATGACCAGCACATTTTCACTCCTGGGGGGTTTATCAATCGCTTCCAGAGGTGGTTCCAGAAGAGGGTACACATCTATCCCTGTGCTTTCTATGGCCGTGGCTTCACCAAGAACTCCTGGGGCCTTCTGCCCTATGCTCAGCCAGTGACCACTGTTG TCGGGGAACCTCTACCACTGCCCAAGATTGAGAATCCGAGCAAGGAGATTGTGGCCAAATACCACACCCTGTATATTGACGCCCTCCGAAAATTGTTTGATCAGCATAAGACCAAGTTTGGCATCTCAGAGACCCAGGAGCTGGTGATAGTTTGA